The genomic window GAGCAACTGGAAGATGCAAAGCGACTCAAAATTTTAATTAAAAATGCCCTGGCTGGCGAACAAAATTTTCTTCACTTATTTGCCTTTGAAAAAAATGGCACAGAATCAGTGGCTGGGTATACGGCTATCCCCAGCCCTGTCAGTAACGATCCAAATCACAAGTGGGTTATTGTAGCCGTTGCAAGTTTGGATAATGCACTGTTTGGGCTTAAAGAAATTAACCAAGTTCTGATTAATTTGAGCTTGTGGTTGTTAGCGGCTAACCTATTGGCAACTCTGTATGTATCTCGCGATCTAGCGCGTCCCTTAGAGCAACTCGGAGACTATGCCTTGAATGTCCGGGGCAGACGATCGCCATCTAAAGTGCCCCACAACTTCAAAATCCAAGAATTTAATCATTTGGCCGAATCCCTCGATAGTATGGTCGAACGACTGACAGCGTGGGCAGAGGAGGTAGAAACGGCGTGGAAAGAAGCGCAAGCAGCTAACCAACTAAAAAGTGAGTTTCTGGCTAATACGTCTCACGAATTGAGAACTCCCTTAAATGCCATCATTGGTTGTATTCGCTTGGTAAAGGATGATTGCTGCGATGACCGGGAAGAAGAAATGGAGTTTTTGCAGCGGGCTGATGATGCAGCTATTCACCTGCTTAATATTATTAATGACATATTAGACTTGTCAAAGGTTGAATCGGGTACTCTTTCTGTGGTGATGCAGCCGATGGATTTGCGATCGGTCCTCCAGGAAGTAATCGATCTACAAAACGTTCACATTAATCAGAAAAATTTACAGTTGCTTTGGACAGATCCACCAGAGGCGATCGCACTGCAAGCAGACCCTGCAAAGCTAAAGCAGGTTTTCCTAAATGTGATCGGCAACGCTATTAAGTTTACTGACAAAGGCAGCATCACTATTAGTACACGCCAGGAAATAGCGTTAGACAAAGACGGTAGCACTAATAGTTCTTTAGTTGTCGTAAGCGTCAAAGATACGGGAATTGGCATTGCGATCGATGAACAAAAAAAACTATTTCGACCGTTTGTAATGGCTGATGGTACGAGAACTCGCAAGTATGGCGGCACCGGACTGGGACTTGCCATCTCCCGGAAATTAATGGAACTGATGGGCGGTAGCATCTCTCTACACAGTGCTGGTATAGGTCTTGGCACAACGGTTGAGATCGAAATGCCGATGATTAATTCCTCTGGGTTACCCACAGAAACCGATGCAGGATCGATAGAAATTTTACCCGGCCAAACTTAAGCTGTCACACAATGCTATAACACCGATTTAGTAGGGTGAGTTAACAATAGTGCAACGCACCGCAAACCTTCTCATTTGCATTATTGGGTTACAGGCTACAGTTCCAATTGCTATGATGTAGCTTAATCTGATTCATTTCTACTCGTTTAGAACATTACCAACACGATCGCGATCGAACTGTATGGAACCTCGACTCACCCAAACCCAGCTCGCACAGGCGATCGCTGAGATCGAACAGTTGTCGCGGCAGCGCGAGTTAGAATTGACTCCAGAGCAGGTAAGAGAAATTTTACGAGAGTTGAATCTTCCTGATGAGCTTCTAGAAGATGCGATCGTGCAGATGCGCCGCCGCGAAGTGCTAAAACAACGGCAGCGACGGAACCGCTGGATTGCGATCGCCACGACAGCAGTTGCAATCGCTGCGATCGGTATAGGTGTTCTGTTCGGGCAAAATCGACAGCAGCAAACCGCTCAAGTTGTGGCAGGGCAAGACCGGATTGCGCTATCTAAAACAAGTGGTGACAGCCTTACTCAAGTCAGCCGTCAAACTAATCCCCGCGTTTACTACCAGGTGACGTTGAAAAATGCCCCGATCGCTCGTCAGTTGTCTCTGCAATGCGACTGGATCGATCCGAGCGGTCAAATTGTGCATCAGGGGCGATATCAAACTCGCACGATCGATACGCCGATTTGGAATACCAACTGCTTTTATAATCTCGGCTCAGCTGCGCCGCCAGGAAACTGGGAAGTGAGAATGTCGCTGGATGGGCGCGTCATCAGCACTCAGCCATTCACAGTCAAGTAGATGGGTAGATGGGCGCTAGAGGCAAACCTTCACAGTTCTTAGGCTACTGGGGGCAGGGCGATCGCACAGAAACGCTGCGTAGTTTAGTGCCTCACTACTGCATTCGGCAGGGCAAGATGTCTGGGGCAAACGCGCAACTAGAATGGGCGATCGCTTCTGCATCGTTACTCAAGGCCGACACAGTGACGCTGAATGCTTGTGGGCGATCGCAACCAACCGATTTGCCGGGAGATGCTTGGGCAGCGGTGGAAGCGAGACAGCTACGGCTGGGGCGCGATCCGTTTGGGCGAGTGCCGCTGTACTGGATGCAGTTGGGAGAAACGATTTGGTTTTCGACGCGCCTGCAACTGCTGCTGCCGCTGATTGCTTCCCCTCAAGTTAGCCCGATTGCCCTACACAGCGTAGCTTGTTTTTCCTACGTACCGACGCCACTAACCTCGATCGAGCAAATTGCATCCGTAGCAGCCGGAACTGAGATGATTTGGCAAGTCGCCGATGTTAATGATATGCCGTTTCCGAAAGTGCGATCGCTCCCTTCAGCTTGGCAGGAATCGCCCCAACTACTGCGGCGTGAGGACGAGGCGATCGAGCAGTTGCGAGTGCTTTTGCGGCAGGCGATCGATCGACAGGTAGCAGATTTGCCGATCGATGAACCCGTTGGCGTTTTGCTGTCGGGTGGCATCGATTCTTCGCTGGTGACAGCGCTGCTAGTGGAGGCGGGCTTGCAGGTGCGGGCTTATGCGCTCGATTTTGGCGTTGAGGGATATTCGGAACTGCCCTACGCTCAGCAGGTGGCAGACTTTTTGCAGATTCCGTTGGTGCGAGTGGCGGCGACGGGCGATGCAGTCGTGCGGGCGATCGGGGCGACCGCCAAAGCCCTCGACTTACCCTATGGAGATGGCACAACAGCCCCGCTGTTCTTGCTCAAACAGGCAGCGGCGCAGGACGTGCGGGTCGTGTTCAATGGCGAGAATGGCGATCAGCTATTTGCCGGATGGACGAACAAACCCTTGATTGCCAACGGAGTTTACACTAAGGAGCATCCTGCCACAGCCGAAACGTTTGAACAGCAGTATTTGCGGACGTTTCAGCGATTTTTAGGCTACGAATCGCAAATCTTTTCACCCGAACTGTTTGCCCAAATTCAAGCTCACGATCTGAGTTTTTACCTGCAAGAAGCGCTAGATGCTAAGGCGTGTTCCTCGCTGCTGGCGCGATTGCGGCGGGCTTCGCTGATGCTCAAAGGCGCACAAAATATTCAGCCGAGGGCAACGGCATTAGGGTTTGCTCACGGCCTGTGGGTGCGATCGCCCTTCTGTGACCCTGACCTCACCGCCTGGACGTTTCAACTGCCTGGAGAACTGTTGCTGCAAGGCGCTTGCGAAAAATATATTCTCAAAAGAGCCTCCGATCGCTGGTTGCCCCCCGAAATTGTCTGGCGCGAAAAGCGCGGAATGGGAGTGCCGCTAAAGGTTTGGTACTACCGCGAGCTTTGGGGTGCGATCGGTCAGCGGCTGAATCCGAATGTGTTGCGATCGGAAAATCGCTGGCAGCCCTATTTAGCCGACGCGATGTTATCCGGACGACTCGGAGTTGCCATGCGCGATCGCTACATTGGTAATAATCTTTGGCTGCTGCTAATGTGGCAGGCATGGCGAACCGAAGTGTTAAAAGAAATTCCGGTCAAGCGATCGTTCGATCATGTCTTTTGGCTGCCGCCTGCGATCGGGCAGCGCATTTGGAACTATCGAAGGAGGCTGGATTGACTGAATCTGTGGTTGAGGATGAAACCAAAACATATTCGCCGCCGTTCTCGATCGCGATCGCGCACGAATTGCTTTCAACTTATGGTTCGCCGCTATATGTGTATCAGGGCGATCGCCTCCATCAGACCCTTGAGCATATTACCCGATCGATCAACTATCCCCACGTTCAGTTTCATTTTGCTAGCGTCACCAACGGCAATATTGCCCTCTTGCAACTGATCCAGCAGGCTGGCTGGGGGCTGCACGCCAATACTCCGGGCGATGTTTTCCTCGGACTGAAAGCGGGTTTTATGACCGATCGCATTGTCTACACCGGCAGTAACCTCAGCAGAGCCGATATTCAGCAACTGATCGACTGGAAGATCGATCGATTCAACTTCGATAGCCTGTCGCAACTTCAGGATTTTTGCGAATATTCACGCACTGCTGGGCGATCACGCCAGACCGAACTCGGACTGCGCCTCAACTCACCCGAACTGACGGGTGACAGCCGCATCGGGTTGCGTCCCGACGAATTCGACAAAGCCCACAAAATCGCGCAGCAGCAAGGGTTCAGCATTACCGGACTGCATTTCTATCGGGGGACGGGAACTAACGCCACGAGTGCTTTTACGCAGGCGATCGATCGCCTGATCGCCATCGCCCAACAGTTGCCAGATTGGAGAACCCTTGATTTTGGCGGTGGCTTTGGCTATCCCTATCGAGGCGGCGCGGTGTTTGACTGGACGGAGTTTGGTGCAGCTATTACTCAACAACTGACTGCCCTATCTCGCCCGATCGAGTTGGTGATTGAACCGGGACGATCGGCGATCGCAGGCTGTGGTGTAATGCTTGCGAAGGTTGTCTCAGTGAAGTGGCAGGGCTCTAGGCAAATTGTCGGTGTGGATACGACTGTGGCAAATCTATCAGTGCCTGCGGTGCATGGCGGCTATCGAGCGATCGCGATTTGGGAAACCGATCGATCGCGACATCAAACGGATATTTGCGGCAACACGACTTATTCGCGGGATTATTTGGGGCGCAACTGTTGGCTACCGACACTCAAAATTGGAGATGCGATCGCCATTTTGGATAGCGGGGCTTACGGCTATGCGATGTCGTCGCATTTTCTGCACCGTCCCCGTCCTGCTGAGGTATTAATTGAAGCTAACCGCCATCGATTAATTCGGCAGCGAGAAGACTATTCCATCTTGTTAAACGGGCAAATATTCTAAATTAAGCAGCAGGAGTGACGGAAATGGGAATGAAATGCGTCCAGTGCGGAACCGACAACATTTTGCGCGATCGCACCAATAATTCAGGTCGCTGTAAACAGTGCAACCATCCGTTTGTGTTTGAACCCACTACCGTCACCGATCGAACATTAGCATTCACCGATCAGTTTTTTAAGAAGGCGATCGAAGATATTTCCAGCCAAAATATGTTATTTTTCACGCCCAAACAGGTTTTGTATTTTATCGACAGACGGCTTAAAACTGACATTTCAGGTAACAGATGGGTTTGGATTTTTCACTACTTTTTCTTTGGCTTTCTTTCGCGAATCTTCGGCATGATCTTCGTTGGTAGTATTTTTTATGACGTAAAACTCATATTTCTGATTCCATGTGTTATTTACAATCTTTACTGGATTAGGACACTTTATAATAAGAGTGAATCTCCTCAAAGCAATCTTAGATCGAGAAGAAATAATGCAGTAAAACTCCAAATCTTAGGCGCGCTCATTCTAGTCACAAATATTCCGGCAACCATCCTTACCAACTCTTTGGCCGGATATATGACAGTGGCTTTGCTAGGGCTATCTTCCTACTGGCTCGGTATTTCACAAAAACGTCGTCAACAGATAACTGGTGAAGTATTTCTCGTCAATGCAGCGCAGAGCGATGAGTGGCTGCAACGCTGGCAAAGGGTGAATGGCGCATTAGAAAAACTGCTGCCAACTCCTCGTCAAAACGCTTTGTCCGCCAGCATCGATCCCGAAGTTAGCGCCTACAGTTTCGATCGCGCCATTGTTTGTGACAGTGACGCGATCGCTCAATTCCTAATTGCCAACAACGTCCATTTTGAAAACAACTGCGCCATTCTCAGCATCAGCGGCTATCCCCAAAGCATCTTCAACACCGTGATCGAAATGCTGCGACGCAATGCCGATTTGAAAGTGTATGCGCTCCACGATGCTAGCCCTGCTGGAGTGAGTTTGTTGCATCAATTACGAACTAATCCGGACTGGTTCGCTCTTCAAGCGGTGACAATTTTTGATTTAGGCATCTCTCCCCGTCAAATATTGGAGACCCGCGATATGTTTGTGCAACAGTCTGAAGCAATGGTACAAACCGCCCGTCAACTGCCCGACGCGGTGAGGCAAGGTTTAACGCCCGAAGAACTAGCGTGGCTGGATGCAGGCAATTTTGTTGAACTGGAATCGTTTGCGCCGCAGCGGTTGTTGCGCGTCGTGAACTACGGACTTGCTCAGAGCGGCGATCCGCAGAGCAACGACGGCTTAATATTAGTGGATAATTCTGTCGGATATGGCGGGGGTTATGTGTTTATCTCCGATAGTTTTGGTTAACGGCGATTCACCTGTAGCCAGATTTCCAGTGTCACCAGCAGCCACAGCTTCAGCCCGTAGCGGGGAAAAACTTCGCCGCGATAGTCTAGCCAGTCGCGAATCAGCGTTTGATCGAGGTAAGGCGCGATCGCCGCCCGTCGATTCAGCAGCAGCGATCGCGCTTGTCGTTGCCAATCCCTCAAAAACCACTGCTGCATCGACATCACCATGCCGCTTTTCGGACGGTTGACAATGACATCGGGCAGCAAATCGGCGACAGCAGCTTTGAGGACGGCTTTTTCTTGTGCCCCCGAAAGCTTGTATTCTGGCGGAATTTGCAAACTCAGCGCCACCATGCGCGGATCGAACAGGGGCGATCGCGCTTTTAGTCCGGCAGCAGCGGTGAGATTATTCACCTTGGTCAAAATGTAATCGGCTCCCTTGAACTCGATGTTGAGCCGCATCAGCCGATTCAAAAACGCGGTTTCTGTCTGTTGCAATTCCTCAGCAAATACGGAAGGAGCATTCTTCACCCGATCCCACACCTCCGGCTTCAGCAAACGCGGCAAATCCACATAGCATTTCTGAAAAGAAGTCAAGTAAGCTGCGATCGGATCGGCTTCACCCTGAATCGAACCATACAAACTATTTAGCAGCATCGGCTTATTTTTGGGCCCACCAAAGCACGGATCGCCACCTTCGCCATTCAGCACCACGCCCGCAAATTGCTTTGCCTCTAGCGCCAGCAGCAAATTTGGCACCGTCAAGCCTTCCCCAACCGGATCGTCCATCGCCGCCAGCGTTTCCGGCAACAACTGCCAAATTTTTTGGGGCGAAACTTCTAAGATGTGGTGTACGGTGCCGCAATGTGCCGCTACGACGTTGGCAAATTCAATCTCGCTCGGATACTCAGCGCCAAAGTGAATCGAAAAAGTGTGAACCGGACGATCGTGAAGCCGCGCTGCGATCGCTGTCACGCAGCTTGAGTCAATGCCGCCCGAAAGGTATGCTCCGACTGGCTCAACCGCCGGAAGCGCCTGCTGCACCAGTTGTTCCAACAGCTCGCGCACCTGCCGACTGTGCCAAGAGAGGGGGCGATCGGCGTTGGTAATTTGCTCCTGCGGCTGCCAGTAGCGCTGTGGCTGGACATTATCCGGTAAGCACAGGTAGCTGCCCGGTCGCAACTCTCGCACCCCCTGCCAGAGCGTTTGCGCTCCGGGTACAAAGGCACAGCACAAATAATCACGCAAAGCCACTAAATCGAGTTCTCGATCGTGATACGGATTGAGCGATCGCAGTCGGGGCGCAAGGAAGCGAGTCGTTCCCTCACTCGTGTAGTAGAGCGTTTTGGCTCCGACGCGATCGCGCCCCAGACACAAGGTTTGCTGCTCTCGATCCCACACAGCAAGGGCAAATTGTCCTTCCAGCAAACTCAGTGTTTCAGTGCCCCACTGCTCCCATAGCTGCCCGACGATCGCCAGATCGTTCAATCCATCTACGTCAGTCAGTTGTTTGAGCAGAATGGAGCGATCGAAGCAGCAGTCACCCACCAGCACAAATCGCTGACTGGGGCTGAAGGTCGGCTGCACTCCGATCGCGGCCAAACCGGAAGTTGCCCAAGTCGCCTGAAGCGAGCGCGCTGTTGGCCCCCAAGCAATCACCCAATTAGGATTGATGAACTTCTGTGTCTGCATTGATGTAACGCAATGGTCTGCCTGTAGGTTCTGGGGAAATTGAAAGCGCCCATCCCTACATTCTGATGAAACGACTAAAAATTCCAGGAGCAAGCTCGGCATCCACGTACAATCAATCCCATGCTAGCACGCAGGATTATTCGAGCTAACAATTGGTGGCTATCAGAAAATAATAAAATATTATGAATTACGGCGATAGCTTGTAGCGTAAAGGTTGTAGGTTGGGTTTCGTTCCTCAACCCAACTTCAACGTCTAACTTGTTGGGTTTCGTTTCGCTCAACCAAACCGACAAATAGATTAGCTAAAGTTATCACCCTAAGTATGGGAGAGCCAATGAGATTACTCATTTGAGATTTGCCCTGTGAGCAAATAGGTAATCATTTGCCCTTTGCCTTTGATAGCGATCGCACCCCTTTTTTCAAACAAATATTTATCTTTTAAACGCTCATAAGTAGCCTCCGTAATTTGAATACTTCCCGGTAGACCTGTTGATTCCATCCTTGAGGCAATATTAACTGCATCGCCCCAAAGATCGTAGATAAACTTTTTCGTACCAATGACTCCCGCTACCACTTGTCCGGTATTAATTCCGATCCGAATTTGAAACTGCTCACCCTTTTTGGCTTGAAAGTGGTTAATGGCAATTTGCATATCCAGTGCCATTTCCGCGATCGCTTCTGCATGATCGGATCTTGCGATCGGCAATCCACCCACCACCATATAAGCATCCCCAATCGTTTTAATTTTTTCTAAACCGTGTTTTTCAGCTAGTTCGTCAAAAGTAGAAAAAATCTCATTTAGCAAGTTTACCAATTCGAGCGGCTGCATTTTAGCAGAAAGAGGAGTAAAGCCAACGATATCGGCGAATAGAATTGTCACTTCGTTGAAATGCTCAGCGATTGGAAGCTGCTGTTTTTTTAACTGGTTAGCTATAGCTTCTGGCAAAATATTTAGTAATAATTGTTCCGATTTTTCCTGCTCTAATCGCAAGGCTTCTTGTGCCTGTTTGCGATCGCGCGATTCGATTGCCAAAGCAACCAAATCGGCAATAGAGCGAGCAAAACTTTCCTCTTCCGGCGTCCAGTGATGGACTCCTCCCACCTGTTCCAAACAGACTATACCCAAAGTTTTTCCACTCTGGTTAATCGAAACATCTAGCAAAGATTTAATGTCCAAAGGAATCAGGTAACATTCAACCAATTCCTGGAGTCGCGGATCGGTAAGAGCCTCGACAGCAACGACGGAAGCAGAGGATTGTAAAGCTTTGAAATAGGAGGGATAATCTTCGATAAAGATTTCCATCCCTTCTGAATAACGGTTGCGATCGCTCTCGAACAGATTCAAACACTCAATCTTAGACCCACTCCGATCGTACAACCATACACTCACCCGCCCTATCCCCAGCATTTTAGCAGTTGCTTTGGTAATCGCTTTCAGCGCTACTGACAAATTTCCCTGGGAAATCGCCTTATTTCTTGTCAGTTTTACCAGCACTTTGTTTTGTTTCCGCAATTGTCTTTCGCTCTCTCGCAACGCATCCTCTGCCAGTTTGCGCCGAGTAATATCCGTGACAATCCCTTCGTAATAACATAAGTTTCCTTGAGCATCGCAAACCGCACGGGAATTTTCCGAAACCCAGATAATGCTGCCATCTTTGCGATAAACCTGAGATTCAAAATTGGATAAAGCACCATTGTTTGCTAGCATTTCTACAAAAATTCTCCGCCGATTTGGGTCTACATAGACTTGTTTTTCAAGATTAGTGACGTTAGCAATCAATTCCTCTTGCGAATCGTAACCATAAATTCGTGCCTGTGCCAAATTGGCACTGAGATAGCGTCCATCGGGGGATGTTTGGAAAATGCCCTCAGTGGCATTCTCAAAAATACTGCGATATTTTTCCTCAGCTTGTCGGAGAGCTTCTTCTGCCCGTTTGCGAGCAGTAATGTCCCGCACCAGGATTAACACCTCATTCTTATTTATAGGGACAATTCGGACTTCTTCATCTAATATCCCGGTATCAATGTGAACTTGCTGTTCGTAAATTTGTACCGCACTTGTTTCCAAGGCGCGATGGATATAAAACATTCTCTGTTTAAACAATTCTGGCGGAAATCCTGTCGATAAGTGCTGACCGATCGGATTGTGGCTGATAGCCGACACCTGAGAAAATTTCGGTTGGATGAAGTCCAAGTAATAGCCATCTCGATTGATTCGCATCATTAAATCGGGAATCGCCAAGAGAATCGCTTGCTTTTGTGCCTCGCTTTGGCGCAGTGCTTCGTCAGCTCGCTTGCGTTCGGTGATGTCAAATATCGCTCCATCCAACCAGAGCATTACCCCATCTCGATTGAAAATGCCCTGACCTTTTTCATAAATCCAACGGATACTGCCATTGGCATGAATTATCCTGTACTCCAGAATATAAGGAAGTTTTGCACTCAAGGCCCGATCGACATTTATTTCCACCATCTCTGTGTCATCGGGATGAATGATACTACCAAAAGTTCGCACCTGATTGTCAATAAAATCAGAAGCAGGATAGCCAGAAATTTCCTCGATTACATCGCTGATGAAATCCATTGTCCAGTCAGAGTCCCACTTGCCGCGATAGATAGCGCCTGCGATATTAGAAACCAAACTTCTAAATCGCTCCTCGCTCTCTCGCAGTGCTTCTTCTCCTCGCTTGCGATCGGTAATATCTTCGGAAATGCACAGCAAGTGCGTCACTTGAGAGCGATCGTCAATCAGAGGCACTTCCAGGGTACGCAACCATATTGTTTCACCGGATTTTGTATCGATGGGTTGAGCGGGAATGTCAATTAACTTGCCCGTTTTCACCACCTCCAAGTCCTTTTCCACAAAGAAATCTGCTTGCTCTTGGGAATATAAATCGTGGACATTGCGCCCAATAGCCTCATCTCTGGAATTGCCAAAAATCTGTTCGCTAGCTTTGTTCCACAGCACATAGCGAAAGTCATTGGCAACATCTTTGGCAAATACTGCCAAGGGAATGTGTTCGATGATGCTGTCTAAAAACCGCTGTTGTTGAGACACTTCCTCTTCCAAGCGCTTGCGTTCGCGTGCTTCTAGAGCTAAAGATGTTAAATCTGCTAATGAGCCTGCAAAATTTTCCTCTTCCAGCGTCCAATGACGAGCTAATCCCACCTGTTCCAGACATAAAACACCCACCGTATGTCCGCCCAATCGAATGGGAGTATCTAGCATAGAAGTGATGCCTAGTGGAACCAAGTAAGACTCTGTAAATTCTCCAGTTCGAGGATCGTTACGAGCATCGTGGGCTGCGATCGTCCAGTCTTCTAGCAAAGCTTTGAAATAAGCAGGATAGTCTGCTGCTGTCAGATCAAGTCCTTCTGAATGTTGGTTTGGAGTGCGCTCAAATAAGTCCAGGCATTGAATCGCCGAACTTGTCTCGTTATACAACCAGACACTAGCTCGTTCGAGATCTAGGGTATGGGTAGCCGCTTCGGTAATTTCTTTGAGGGCAACATTGAAATTGCCCCCATACAGCCCCTTATTTCTTGATAAGTTTACCAGCACTTCGTTCTGATGGCGTAACCTTATTTCACTTTGCCGCAGGGTTGTTTCGGCGAAGGTGCGATCGCGAATTTCTTGTTGCAGCACTGCATTTTGTTCTTGCAGTTGCTGTTGCAGTTTCCACAGAGCTAAGTGATTCTCGACGCGAGCTACAACCTCTGCACTTTGAAATGGCTTTGTAATGTAGTCTACACCACCAACAGCGAAGGCTTTTACTTTATCCAACACATCATCAAAGGCGCTGATAAAAATTACCGGCACCTTGCGAGTTTGCTCATCCGCTTTCAGATGTTGACAAACTTCATAGCCATTCATTCCTGGCATATTGATATCGAGTAAAATCAAATTTGGTAGAATTGCCTGAC from Argonema galeatum A003/A1 includes these protein-coding regions:
- a CDS encoding DUF3859 domain-containing protein; amino-acid sequence: MEPRLTQTQLAQAIAEIEQLSRQRELELTPEQVREILRELNLPDELLEDAIVQMRRREVLKQRQRRNRWIAIATTAVAIAAIGIGVLFGQNRQQQTAQVVAGQDRIALSKTSGDSLTQVSRQTNPRVYYQVTLKNAPIARQLSLQCDWIDPSGQIVHQGRYQTRTIDTPIWNTNCFYNLGSAAPPGNWEVRMSLDGRVISTQPFTVK
- a CDS encoding sensor histidine kinase; the encoded protein is MAKPGQFSVPSVLLEHYAQAMMRSPLMQFMAKPRQSSFRRILLSRILLLSVPVLLLGQYVMYKKARSTLLETARQNLTESAVTKGERIDESIQAVQANLLTASETAVVKSGSISQVPEFFAQLTKQLPTKIQCIQLTNVQTGKVVTSTCGSGAISSLPANLWPQQQRQLLPDRSSIHVTTLLPPAKSPTVASLAEQTSSEGKLQLIFTAPIYDSSGLLRNALSIQSTLYRQQAAKPGSLSGYTVVIDQDGMILEHPVADLVGRNVEQLEDAKRLKILIKNALAGEQNFLHLFAFEKNGTESVAGYTAIPSPVSNDPNHKWVIVAVASLDNALFGLKEINQVLINLSLWLLAANLLATLYVSRDLARPLEQLGDYALNVRGRRSPSKVPHNFKIQEFNHLAESLDSMVERLTAWAEEVETAWKEAQAANQLKSEFLANTSHELRTPLNAIIGCIRLVKDDCCDDREEEMEFLQRADDAAIHLLNIINDILDLSKVESGTLSVVMQPMDLRSVLQEVIDLQNVHINQKNLQLLWTDPPEAIALQADPAKLKQVFLNVIGNAIKFTDKGSITISTRQEIALDKDGSTNSSLVVVSVKDTGIGIAIDEQKKLFRPFVMADGTRTRKYGGTGLGLAISRKLMELMGGSISLHSAGIGLGTTVEIEMPMINSSGLPTETDAGSIEILPGQT
- a CDS encoding asparagine synthetase B family protein, whose product is MQTQKFINPNWVIAWGPTARSLQATWATSGLAAIGVQPTFSPSQRFVLVGDCCFDRSILLKQLTDVDGLNDLAIVGQLWEQWGTETLSLLEGQFALAVWDREQQTLCLGRDRVGAKTLYYTSEGTTRFLAPRLRSLNPYHDRELDLVALRDYLCCAFVPGAQTLWQGVRELRPGSYLCLPDNVQPQRYWQPQEQITNADRPLSWHSRQVRELLEQLVQQALPAVEPVGAYLSGGIDSSCVTAIAARLHDRPVHTFSIHFGAEYPSEIEFANVVAAHCGTVHHILEVSPQKIWQLLPETLAAMDDPVGEGLTVPNLLLALEAKQFAGVVLNGEGGDPCFGGPKNKPMLLNSLYGSIQGEADPIAAYLTSFQKCYVDLPRLLKPEVWDRVKNAPSVFAEELQQTETAFLNRLMRLNIEFKGADYILTKVNNLTAAAGLKARSPLFDPRMVALSLQIPPEYKLSGAQEKAVLKAAVADLLPDVIVNRPKSGMVMSMQQWFLRDWQRQARSLLLNRRAAIAPYLDQTLIRDWLDYRGEVFPRYGLKLWLLVTLEIWLQVNRR
- a CDS encoding diaminopimelate decarboxylase family protein produces the protein MTESVVEDETKTYSPPFSIAIAHELLSTYGSPLYVYQGDRLHQTLEHITRSINYPHVQFHFASVTNGNIALLQLIQQAGWGLHANTPGDVFLGLKAGFMTDRIVYTGSNLSRADIQQLIDWKIDRFNFDSLSQLQDFCEYSRTAGRSRQTELGLRLNSPELTGDSRIGLRPDEFDKAHKIAQQQGFSITGLHFYRGTGTNATSAFTQAIDRLIAIAQQLPDWRTLDFGGGFGYPYRGGAVFDWTEFGAAITQQLTALSRPIELVIEPGRSAIAGCGVMLAKVVSVKWQGSRQIVGVDTTVANLSVPAVHGGYRAIAIWETDRSRHQTDICGNTTYSRDYLGRNCWLPTLKIGDAIAILDSGAYGYAMSSHFLHRPRPAEVLIEANRHRLIRQREDYSILLNGQIF
- a CDS encoding asparagine synthetase B family protein → MGARGKPSQFLGYWGQGDRTETLRSLVPHYCIRQGKMSGANAQLEWAIASASLLKADTVTLNACGRSQPTDLPGDAWAAVEARQLRLGRDPFGRVPLYWMQLGETIWFSTRLQLLLPLIASPQVSPIALHSVACFSYVPTPLTSIEQIASVAAGTEMIWQVADVNDMPFPKVRSLPSAWQESPQLLRREDEAIEQLRVLLRQAIDRQVADLPIDEPVGVLLSGGIDSSLVTALLVEAGLQVRAYALDFGVEGYSELPYAQQVADFLQIPLVRVAATGDAVVRAIGATAKALDLPYGDGTTAPLFLLKQAAAQDVRVVFNGENGDQLFAGWTNKPLIANGVYTKEHPATAETFEQQYLRTFQRFLGYESQIFSPELFAQIQAHDLSFYLQEALDAKACSSLLARLRRASLMLKGAQNIQPRATALGFAHGLWVRSPFCDPDLTAWTFQLPGELLLQGACEKYILKRASDRWLPPEIVWREKRGMGVPLKVWYYRELWGAIGQRLNPNVLRSENRWQPYLADAMLSGRLGVAMRDRYIGNNLWLLLMWQAWRTEVLKEIPVKRSFDHVFWLPPAIGQRIWNYRRRLD